In Paenibacillus sp. 1781tsa1, one DNA window encodes the following:
- a CDS encoding ATP-binding protein, whose protein sequence is MLLKISGVVLTVVVAVTVLLLSTIREPQSAALHARQGVMDLSDWNPQQDERIKLDGEWEFYWNKLLPVESATPNQVGPTKAPDAYAKVPGSWNRIKMDGERLPTHGFATYRLVLRNVPFEGTLAIKKMNIRFASEIYINGNKLLEDGHAVEKSAGYRPGNSPQIGFFPYHGGDIEILIRVANYDYTDAGIPGPLFFGEQAAMLKKHQISTAVEFGTLAVLATISIIFLISYLGSALYRNRDDSLLLLGLICLLYALYNGMISERVLSMVNTEISFSTLYKLKDFCSVACLGLLTFYFYRFKTGILSGLLTTVILVIFGAYLCMVALLPISIYGLAAPYVVVMYTLMLLWLLYQCASQFLTSEKGDRLSTFLWYAALLSIMLYCLDINLFSISLKENMNIGQASIVLFSILMLFLAVLRFFEAYRTVRALKDQLLLLDKVKDDFLSNTSHELKTPLNAIVNISESLLKGAEGPLTDEQAHNLAIVTGSGRRLTYLVDELLDYSKMKHGDIPLHRSSTDLYSFVESVMRMHSFLLGAKKVELMNHIPAHFPPIYADGNRLIQILHNLIGNAVKFTEHGTVSIRAAVVQGKAEIRIMDTGRGIGKDKLEHIFLPFEQEADTGPVVAGGTGLGLSITRKLVELHGGTIYAESVPGMGATFILTFPLADGKGEKRSNVKPITIAPTSHGNQLLRFEEPTIVEGHLNEWIIVVDDDSANLQTIVNLLKLEGYSYAVTSRSPSVLELLDQLPAVHLVIADIMMPDMSGYELLERIRERYSPSELPVLMLTASNKANQLKLALEKGANDFVSKPFESEELLARIGSLTRMKTSVQAARDAEISFLRSQMNPHFLYNALNAIAELCVDAPNRAEQLILQLSSYLRRSVHFKHLDSKTSLMNELEMIEAYVAIEQARFGSRLEVIIDVDADVNRNMDIPPLTLQPLIENAIRHGLMSSIRGGRVMLSIRNLNDTETRFSIEDNGIGITKQRMEEIRQSTDGSNGVGIWNISSRLNLLYGRHLQMESLDGEGTRITFDLPNQRISTDGNGGYET, encoded by the coding sequence GTGTTATTAAAAATTTCAGGCGTTGTCCTGACTGTTGTAGTCGCTGTTACCGTACTGCTCCTGTCAACAATTAGAGAACCCCAATCTGCGGCTCTTCATGCCCGTCAAGGTGTTATGGACCTATCGGACTGGAACCCGCAACAAGACGAGCGGATCAAGCTGGACGGTGAGTGGGAATTTTACTGGAACAAGCTGCTTCCTGTTGAATCTGCAACTCCGAATCAGGTTGGTCCAACAAAAGCACCCGATGCATATGCAAAGGTTCCCGGTTCATGGAATCGAATTAAAATGGACGGCGAACGACTGCCAACCCACGGCTTCGCCACGTATCGACTGGTGCTCCGAAATGTACCTTTTGAGGGAACGTTGGCTATCAAAAAAATGAACATTCGTTTTGCCAGCGAAATCTATATCAATGGCAACAAGCTACTGGAAGACGGACATGCCGTGGAGAAATCAGCGGGATATCGACCAGGAAACTCCCCCCAGATCGGCTTTTTCCCTTATCATGGCGGTGACATTGAGATTCTGATCCGGGTGGCTAATTATGATTACACGGACGCTGGCATTCCGGGGCCACTCTTTTTCGGCGAACAAGCAGCCATGCTGAAAAAACATCAAATCAGCACAGCCGTTGAATTCGGCACGCTTGCTGTACTGGCGACCATTTCGATCATATTCCTCATCAGTTACCTGGGGTCTGCGCTCTACCGAAACAGAGACGATTCCCTGTTGCTGCTTGGTCTAATCTGTCTGCTGTATGCACTCTATAACGGCATGATCAGCGAACGCGTGTTATCCATGGTGAACACCGAAATTTCCTTTAGCACGCTCTATAAATTAAAAGATTTCTGCTCCGTTGCATGTCTGGGTCTGCTGACCTTTTACTTCTATCGATTCAAAACAGGCATCCTGTCCGGTCTGCTTACAACGGTAATCCTGGTTATCTTCGGAGCTTATTTATGCATGGTCGCGCTCCTGCCTATTTCCATCTATGGGCTGGCTGCGCCTTACGTTGTCGTTATGTACACGTTGATGCTGCTCTGGTTGTTATATCAATGCGCATCACAGTTTCTGACGAGTGAGAAGGGTGATCGGCTGTCCACTTTTCTGTGGTACGCGGCTCTCTTAAGCATCATGCTGTATTGTCTGGACATTAATCTCTTCTCGATCTCGCTCAAGGAAAACATGAATATCGGGCAGGCTTCCATTGTCCTGTTCAGCATCCTGATGCTGTTTCTGGCGGTACTTCGGTTCTTCGAGGCTTATCGTACAGTCCGTGCGCTCAAAGATCAGTTGCTCTTGCTGGATAAGGTTAAAGATGACTTCCTGTCGAACACCTCGCATGAGCTCAAAACACCGCTGAATGCCATTGTGAACATCAGTGAGAGCCTGCTCAAAGGTGCCGAAGGTCCGCTTACCGACGAACAGGCGCATAACCTGGCGATTGTGACGGGAAGCGGCAGACGATTAACCTATTTGGTCGATGAATTGCTGGATTATTCAAAAATGAAACATGGCGACATCCCGCTCCACCGATCTTCAACCGATCTGTACTCGTTTGTCGAATCGGTCATGCGTATGCACTCCTTCCTGCTTGGCGCGAAAAAGGTGGAACTCATGAACCACATCCCGGCGCATTTCCCGCCGATCTATGCCGACGGCAACCGATTGATTCAAATTTTGCATAATCTGATCGGTAATGCCGTCAAGTTCACGGAACATGGTACGGTTAGCATCCGTGCTGCCGTTGTTCAAGGCAAAGCGGAAATCCGCATAATGGACACCGGTCGTGGCATCGGCAAGGACAAGCTGGAGCATATCTTCCTGCCGTTCGAGCAGGAAGCAGATACGGGGCCAGTCGTTGCTGGAGGCACCGGTCTTGGACTAAGCATTACACGCAAGCTGGTAGAGCTGCATGGAGGAACCATTTATGCGGAATCGGTACCTGGCATGGGGGCCACGTTCATCCTGACTTTTCCACTGGCAGATGGCAAAGGTGAGAAACGATCCAACGTCAAGCCAATTACCATAGCTCCAACAAGTCATGGTAATCAGCTACTTAGGTTCGAAGAACCAACGATTGTGGAAGGGCATCTCAACGAATGGATCATCGTTGTGGACGACGACTCGGCTAATTTACAGACCATAGTGAATCTCTTGAAGTTGGAAGGCTACAGTTATGCGGTAACCTCACGTTCCCCTTCTGTACTGGAACTGCTCGACCAGCTTCCTGCCGTGCATCTGGTCATTGCCGACATTATGATGCCGGACATGTCGGGTTACGAATTGCTGGAACGGATCAGGGAACGCTACTCTCCTTCCGAGCTTCCCGTGCTTATGCTGACGGCGAGTAATAAAGCCAATCAGTTGAAGCTGGCCTTGGAGAAAGGTGCCAATGATTTCGTATCAAAACCATTTGAATCAGAGGAATTGCTGGCACGAATCGGCAGTTTGACCCGGATGAAAACGTCTGTTCAAGCCGCGCGAGATGCCGAGATCTCCTTTTTGCGGTCACAGATGAACCCGCACTTTCTGTATAACGCTCTGAATGCTATTGCCGAATTGTGTGTGGATGCGCCGAATCGGGCAGAACAATTGATTTTGCAATTATCGAGTTACTTAAGGCGCAGTGTGCACTTCAAACATCTGGACTCCAAAACCAGCCTGATGAACGAACTGGAGATGATCGAAGCATACGTTGCCATTGAGCAGGCACGCTTTGGCTCACGGCTGGAGGTCATTATCGATGTGGATGCGGACGTGAACCGAAACATGGACATTCCGCCCCTCACGTTGCAACCCCTGATTGAAAACGCCATTCGGCACGGACTGATGTCCAGCATTCGCGGTGGTCGCGTCATGTTGTCCATTCGTAATCTGAATGATACGGAAACACGTTTCTCTATCGAGGACAACGGAATCGGCATAACCAAGCAAAGAATGGAGGAAATTCGGCAATCTACGGACGGCAGTAATGGCGTGGGAATATGGAATATCTCCAGCCGGTTGAACCTGCTGTATGGCAGACACCTTCAGATGGAAAGTCTGGACGGCGAGGGAACGCGCATTACATTTGATCTTCCTAATCAACGTATAAGCACAGATGGGAACGGGGGTTATGAAACATGA
- a CDS encoding serine protease, translating to MERNITSWRLRRRMIGMLAVLIAVACLNGYTGSSVAKAAGTEKVAVSGAEKVYQSAAQAVFYLKAYRKDGTLKTVGTGFLIGNSHALTAAHVVKDGVSFEAVFEDGSIQKIKVLSADTDTDVAMLSVQDSTKRPALTLSGDKQPARYGQRSFAIGYPLKDGKIITEGIVNAPTAEVNDVIRLLTSAQVSAGMSGGPLLNEEGRVIGLISGSFRTMNGIHICVTIEDIRKLMKKSNT from the coding sequence ATGGAGAGAAACATCACATCTTGGCGTTTGCGGCGGCGGATGATTGGCATGCTGGCCGTACTGATTGCTGTGGCGTGTCTGAATGGATATACGGGTTCATCTGTCGCAAAAGCGGCCGGAACTGAAAAAGTTGCTGTATCGGGAGCTGAGAAAGTGTACCAGTCGGCGGCGCAAGCTGTCTTTTACTTGAAAGCGTATCGCAAGGACGGGACGCTCAAAACGGTAGGTACCGGTTTTCTAATCGGGAATAGTCATGCACTTACAGCAGCCCATGTTGTGAAGGACGGGGTGTCTTTCGAAGCGGTATTTGAAGATGGTTCCATCCAAAAGATTAAGGTTCTGAGTGCTGACACGGATACCGATGTAGCTATGCTGTCTGTGCAGGATAGCACGAAACGTCCGGCACTTACTCTGTCAGGGGACAAGCAGCCTGCAAGATATGGGCAACGATCGTTCGCAATCGGATATCCGCTGAAGGATGGCAAGATCATTACGGAGGGCATCGTGAATGCACCAACCGCTGAGGTGAACGATGTTATTCGCCTGCTGACTTCCGCGCAGGTGTCCGCAGGCATGTCGGGTGGTCCTTTGTTGAACGAAGAGGGTCGCGTGATCGGATTGATCTCCGGTTCGTTCCGGACAATGAATGGCATTCATATCTGTGTAACGATCGAAGATATTCGCAAGCTGATGAAGAAGTCCAATACATAA